The genomic interval AATGGATATggtcttttttaattttttcaatgtTTGCATGCAAAGGCCAAATTGTTAATCAAAATTGGTTTTATGAAAATTCTCTCACCCCCATCTGGATCATTAGAATCCTTCTATTTAGTTTTAGATATCATTTTGCAAATGTAACGTTCTGTTAAAAAGAGTAGCAAGTTTATGCTTTGATCATTGAGTTCTCATAACAAATTTGGTTGTGTGCTTATTTTGTCATACTTTTTGAATCTTACTTGTCGAGGTTGCTTATTCTTTCTTTGCTTCTCTTGGCTTGGGTTTCTTGACTCATAATATTGGTATCACAGCCATGCTTGAAGCTTAAACCTATTAAGAGAAGGATATCTAAACCTTGTGGCATCGTATCTGATACTTTTTAtcaacttttttattattatgaaaacattttgattAATAACCATTGTCGATTCTCATATTTAATATATGCCTTGCACTTGCACTCTAAAGAAAGCCGTGCACTAGTATAATGGTCTTTTGACCTATTCAACTGGCAATTTCTATTTGTGAATTTGATTAacaattattattcttttagaaataagtaatattatttgattatattttataatcctactatataaaataaaatgttattacaTGAACAATcattaaaatcaatataaaaatgttttaaacatttcataaaataaaaatatcattatttaagACGAGACCATGGCATTGCcctaaatgaaatgaaatgaaatggtaTCCCTGGGCATTAATGCAGAGGAGTGGGTCCATTCTTCCACGGTTCGATTCAGGGAGCTCAGTTTTAGCTCAGTTCACTGCCTCGCGTCATCCCAGAGCTGCGAATTCGTTGCTCTGTGAAGCAATCGCAAAGCAGACGgctcttttctgttttcttctgCTCGGGAAGCAAGCACATTATGGCAACTCCCCTGCTTTTCAGAGGGCTTCCACTCCTCCGTCTCCGCCTCCGACTCCACCAGCATCACCGGTTCGCCGCCGGTACGTTGACGCGCCGACCGTGGTGCGCCGCGGCAGAATCGTCTTGGCCGGAGGAGGAAGCTTCTTGCACAGCCGAGGAGAGGACTGCTTCACTGAGCATCAAAGATCCACCGAAATACGCCAGGTGGGACGATCCTGACTTCCGTAAGTGGAAGGATAAAGAAGCCGAGATTCTCAGAGACATCGAGCCCATCACTCTCCTCATCAAAGATATTTTACACTCCTCCAGGTTCACTATCTCTATTGCCCtttctgaaattaaaaaaaaaatcatagttaTATACTCTCTTcttgttaaaatatttcatcAACAGGGCAATGATTTCTTATAATTGTCAGGGTAAATTTTAGGTTAATAGATAATGAACGCTATCAAAGTGTTGTGTATGTCAGTATGTATCTAATTGGGGAAAACTTGTGTGTTGCATTCTTAATTGTTCTTCATGGTAAGTAATTTGAATGCCTTGTTTTTGCATTGTAATGTTAAAGATGCTAACTTAGGTTGCAGGGTTATCAGCAACTATTTGTCATGTAAATCTCCTATGTTCTTTTACACTATACTGCTGTAGGTTTGCTAGTTTAGTATCCCTATATGTAAAGAGACATCAGCTATGTTGGTTAACTGAGGTTGTCTTCTGTTTTGTATGAGTGCAAATAAAGTCATCCTTTATGTGGAGAATTCGATGTATTTTCTTAAGTCTTAATCCACAAACTTGGGATATTTCAGTATGTTTAGTGTTGAGAGGGAGGGCCAAATTGTTGGGCCCATTGCAAGGTAGATGGCTTACAAGAAATCTTGCAGAAGACATTTATTATGCAAGGCCTGTAGAAATGATGGGGGAAGCAGCTTGATTATACTAACTAATGCAGCAAATGCCACCTTTCACAGGATGTGATTAAGATATGCAGGATGGGACTGCAGTTATGCACTTAAACAGGCAGAATTTTTCTCACTTCCTTGTTTTCAAACAgttatatacatttatttattcattctttttttatcttgtgAAAATATAGATATGAGATATAATGGCCTAACAGAAAATATAGctatggatagagatggttggaaaattaCAATTCAAGGAGCCAACCTAAcctggtgggattaaggcttgtgattgcaGCTGTTGAGAACATTGTATTATGATCTCAAactattttatgaaattatgcaGTACTAGGTTTCAAGTTTTATGGCTATCCAACAAACGGAAGCTGTATGAAGGTTTTCATATACCCCAAATTCATCACCTAATGGCCCAAATTAAATGGTCAAAAGCAAAGTACTAAGGAGCTAGAAAACTCTTAAGAGATTTATAAGATAAAagacaattttttctttttctgtaagCAAATAGTATATAGAAGAGAATTGCCTTAAGGGAATTACCTTAAGGGAAAAAATCCTATAGAAAAGAATTAGTAGGAAACTGGGAGTTCACATTCGCATTTGAGAGTCAAAATGAAGATCATCCAGAAGATGCACAATGGAGGACAAACAAAATAGGATGTCCTTTCTCAACTAAGAATACAATTTAACATAATGTTATCtttatacacaaaatcaaaCTCTCCAAGTCTTCAAAGGTTCTATTATTACTTTTCCTCCAAATATACTACCATAAACACAAAGGGATAGTTGTCCAAGCAGACTTTGAACTGTAACCAGATAGTTCCTATGCCAAAAGTATAAAAACCTGGACAAACACTTTTTATTAAGCCACCTTCCCTCTTTTTGGGAGGTTTAGCCTCAACCTGTTTGCAAACCTTTCAATCACCCCATTCCCAGTAGCCTTCAATTTGAAGGGCAACCCTGAAGGCAAGCATAAATATACAGAGGAAAGAAAATGGATTTTACAAAGCAAGATTAGAAGCTAATTCCACCTACCCCTTCCTCCTACCCAAGTGCTGAGATCTCACTCTTGGCTCAGTCCACACAAAACTGAGACTGAAAGGACTGAAACTTGCTATGACTTTTGAAAATAAAGGGTTTAATAAACAAACCAAAAGTTGTCCCAAAAAAACCTGTATGACACCATCCAAGGAAGAACATAGTGATTGGACAATGAATCACAGCAAGTGGAAATGACAACAATTAGTTTGCAGCATTCTGCAGTAAGAAAAGAAGCACAAtactatatatttttcatttggctcaaatattttaattttctatctctTGTTTTAGCtaacttatattatatatatatgtatatatctttcTCTCCATCATTTGTGTCAAGTCAAttgtataaattttcataagcttTCAACTCTGCTTCATTAATTTTCCATCTTTGCTTCATTAGTTTTCCCAAAATATACCTctttaaattttcttcattgtgGCATGTATGTAAAGTCTTGTAGCAAATGAGCTAGCTTTCTTGATTTTAGTTTTTCCTTTTACCTCTCCATTCCACCATCAGGGTTCTTTTCGGTTTGAAGCTTTTCCCTTTGAATCTCCTAAAACTGTTTTCTCCACATGCCAAATGGTGGTAGTTTTCTTGATCCACATTTGGTTCTCTCTCTTTCAACAGTCCAGTCGCTTTTGCCTCACGCctgttttttttcctttgaaaatagCTTGTTTTCATCTTTCAAATCTCGCCATTTGGTTCTTGGATTTCGTTTTGTAttattcttccttaatttttcGATATGGATGTTAAGGACCATAAGCCTATGTTGAATAGTTAGGAGTTTTCTTGGTATAACTTTACAATCTTTACAACATAAGCAATCCTTTTGTCTCATAGGAAAGTTGACTAGTTGATAAACCATCTTAAATGTGTCCAAGTGTTCATCTTGCTTTCTTGAACATAATTTTAGCTTCAATAAACTCATATGCTATGGCAAAATTTAGATAGCTTTAccttcattctttctttctccaaatccatAACATTTGTGAACATCTCTATACCATTCACATCTCTCCCCacatgaccatttaagtcacctcctatcaTGATTCTCTCTACTGTAGGTATTCGTTGCATCAACTCCTTTTAAGTCCTCCCTAAATTTTGTCTTTATCCCTTCTTCTTCGTTGCATCAACTCCTTTTAAGTCCTCCCTAAATTTTGTCTTTATCCCTTCTTCTAACCCAACTTGTGGTgcatatatattaacaatatttGTAGCCTATTCTCCTAGAACAACTTTAATTAGCATAATATAGTCTCCTACTGTAGTTTTTGAACAGGAAAAACTTCTCTCACTTATTCATTTGATTGaacatacatatatagagaTTACAAAGGAGAAACTGCCGACATGGAGTCggttaaggaaaaaaaaaactgtcaccttgagataaaattaattgTACAATTATAAACAAAATTGTAATCACATGATTTTCTACATGCCCCCTCAAGGTAGGCTGTAAATATTAGGCAAGCCTAGCTTGGATCTTCACATCTTCAAATTGAGTCTTCGGTAGATTCTTGTCCaccttccatttttcttcttgaaatGCCTATTTATTTAGGTCACTTTGAACATGTTGAGTTGTTGGCAATATCTAATTAGACGACTAAGATATTGGGTAATTGAGAGGTCTACTTGACAACACCTCTGTTGTGTCCTCAATGTTGGAATACGTCTCTTTTGCGACATCTTAGACTTCTTGTGTCGTCTTGTGGAAGATGAAATTTACTCCGACTTGATGTGTCTTCAGGGTTGGAATACTTCTCCTTTATGGCATTCTCTTGTGCCATCTTGTGGAGGATGAGATTTACTCCAACTTGTTGTGTCTTTAAGGTCGGAACACTTCTCCTTTGTGGCAATCTCTTGTGCCATCTTGTGGAGGATGACATTTACTATGCAACTTTTCACAAGCTCAGCTACAACCTTTTCAAGGCATAGCTACAACCTTTTCAAACCTTTTACAAGGATGAGGCTCCTTGATGCAAGACTACGGTGATGGCGGACGAAGATAAAGGAGATGATCAGAGATGAAGGAGATGGGTAGTAGCCGACGATGGCaatgttttctctctctccttcaaaACTCTTCGTCTAaccctgctctgataccatgtagttTTTGGACAGAAAAAACTTCTCACTTTTCATTTGatcaaacatacatatatagaaaTTATAAAGGAGAAACTGTCCATATGGAATCGGTTAAGGAAGGAAAAAACTGAGTCagttaaggaaagaaaaattgtCACCTGGAGTAGAGGTGTGCAAAAAATCGGGTAAACCGATTTAACCGAACCGACCAGTTTGAtcgattcggtttggtttcagttacttatttaaaaattggttattcgattcggtttggttatttttatcaaaataatcgaaaatcgaatcgaaccgtGGAGGaataacacccccccccccatgtCTATACTgccatttcattttctcttcgtccttctctctctctcaccatttcattttcatcccaGATCTGGTCGATTCgttccctctctctccctccaccatccctTGTCGTCGCTGAAggcgaagacgaagacgaagacgaaggtTCTTCGAGGCTTCATAGATCAAAGAGAAGACAAGAGAGAAGACCCAGAAGGCTAAAGGACCGAATCAATCCTTGGTCCTTTCGTTTGCTCGGCCCCCATCGTCTCCCACTCTCCTGCACGGTGGCACCATCGCCCCCTCCGATGCCATCGTCAATGCCGATGCGATGCTTCCTCTCTACCTCTGACGCCGACTGTTGTTTCTGTCGAAGCAACCACTTTCGACGCTTCTGCTCTAACGTTGACACTGACTCGGACCTTCAACACAGCAACGCCGACTTCAACGCCTACGACGagtgcatctctctctcctccaatTTGCACCACCGTGCTTGCCCTTCGGTAAGTTTTCGGCAACTTCTATTTTTCCAGAAATGTGTTCAAGTTTTTTAACTATATAATTAgtttttagatctacaaaaaatcaactgtccgatcaaactcatttttggatatatgaatCACTGTGGTTGGGGGAATCCAATGATCGGTTCCAATCATTGGAATCACCAGCTGGCCAGGTGGTCGGCGACAACAGATGTTCGGTCTCTTTGGTTCGATTTAGTTCGGTTACCATGATTTgggtttcggttagttcggttagtCGGTCTGTTAGTAATTTTTGGAcagttcggttcagttataaCCGATTACACACCCCTGACCTAGAGATAAAATTAATTGTAcacttaaatacaaaattgtaaTCACATGATTTTCTACACCTACTCTATTAACACCCACTACCCTATTCTCTAACGTCTTGTCAATACTAATTCTCATTTCATTCCTTGTATGATATTCTTTGAGTACCATATTTTGTATccacactcaaaacaacttttttagCCTTCTCAACAACCCATCTTGTCTATTGGAGCCAAGTAATATTAA from Diospyros lotus cultivar Yz01 chromosome 8, ASM1463336v1, whole genome shotgun sequence carries:
- the LOC127808297 gene encoding protein DCL homolog, chloroplastic: MATPLLFRGLPLLRLRLRLHQHHRFAAGTLTRRPWCAAAESSWPEEEASCTAEERTASLSIKDPPKYARWDDPDFRKWKDKEAEILRDIEPITLLIKDILHSSRYMDGARLTGEDERAVVENLLAYHPHSEDKIGCGIHSIIVDRHPQFRCSRCLFVVRTDGVWIDFSYQKCLRAYIRHKYPPHAERFIKEHFKRGSG